Proteins from a genomic interval of Tenacibaculum sp. SZ-18:
- a CDS encoding YceI family protein — MKKILTILFTAFISTSMISCKSEEKKEKQNEPETATVEKTAPYSLKTAESNIGFTAYKTTAKVPVNGIFKKIEITKGGEGESIKEAINGAEFNIPISGLETKDNGRNLKIRKFFFGVMENTVSLTGKLTLDNDSIGTADFTMNNKTQKLPFRYTINGKIFSMKTIMNIDEWNAKNAVDSLNVVCKDLHSGEDGVSKTWSEVAINASTTFN, encoded by the coding sequence ATGAAAAAAATTTTAACCATTCTTTTCACAGCATTCATTTCAACTTCAATGATTTCTTGTAAATCAGAAGAGAAAAAAGAAAAACAAAATGAACCTGAAACTGCAACAGTAGAAAAAACAGCTCCTTATTCATTAAAAACAGCGGAAAGTAATATCGGTTTCACAGCATACAAAACAACGGCTAAAGTTCCTGTAAATGGAATATTCAAAAAGATTGAAATTACTAAAGGAGGTGAAGGAGAATCTATAAAAGAAGCAATTAACGGCGCTGAATTTAATATCCCAATTAGCGGTTTGGAAACTAAAGACAATGGTAGAAATCTAAAGATTAGAAAGTTTTTCTTTGGAGTTATGGAAAATACGGTTTCATTAACAGGTAAATTGACATTAGATAATGATAGTATTGGTACGGCGGATTTTACTATGAATAATAAAACTCAAAAATTACCTTTTAGATATACAATCAATGGGAAAATTTTTAGTATGAAAACAATTATGAACATAGATGAATGGAATGCTAAAAATGCGGTAGATTCATTAAATGTTGTTTGTAAAGATTTACATTCTGGAGAAGACGGAGTTTCCAAAACTTGGAGTGAAGTTGCTATCAATGCAAGTACAACTTTTAATTAA
- a CDS encoding phosphatidate cytidylyltransferase, which produces MNNFSTRVISAIVYAAVFIFAIVFSPDTFVGLITIFGSVCLWEFSKIIKTKNPTIPIVALITLISFNFLEILATDKIIYLLTFCLLHSAFLIIDLYRKNYTKRDPVLKGFTAINYIVLPFFFLAFLPFVNNQYQPNLIIYIILIIWTNDSFAYIVGKNFGKTKLFKRISPKKTIEGFIGGFLFSIFAGFLIGRYSELFSLQNWLMIAIITSVLGTFGDLVESKFKRQANVKDSGTIMPGHGGLLDRLDSLFFLAPFVYLYIHYLM; this is translated from the coding sequence ATGAACAATTTTTCAACTAGAGTTATTTCAGCAATTGTTTATGCCGCGGTCTTTATTTTTGCAATTGTTTTTTCACCAGATACATTTGTTGGTTTAATTACGATTTTCGGAAGTGTATGTCTTTGGGAATTTTCAAAAATTATAAAAACCAAAAACCCAACTATTCCAATAGTAGCACTTATAACTTTAATAAGTTTTAATTTTTTGGAGATTTTAGCTACAGATAAAATCATATACCTTTTAACTTTTTGTTTACTTCATTCTGCCTTTTTAATTATTGATTTATACAGAAAAAACTATACAAAAAGAGATCCAGTGTTAAAAGGGTTTACAGCCATAAATTATATAGTTCTTCCATTCTTCTTTTTAGCGTTTTTACCATTTGTAAATAATCAATATCAACCTAATTTAATTATTTATATAATTCTTATAATATGGACAAATGATAGCTTCGCTTACATAGTTGGAAAAAACTTTGGAAAAACAAAATTGTTCAAACGTATTTCTCCTAAGAAAACGATTGAAGGTTTCATAGGAGGGTTTTTATTTTCCATTTTTGCAGGATTTTTAATAGGAAGATATTCTGAATTATTTTCTTTACAGAACTGGCTTATGATCGCTATAATTACATCAGTTTTAGGAACTTTTGGTGATTTGGTTGAAAGTAAATTTAAAAGACAAGCTAATGTTAAGGATAGTGGAACAATAATGCCTGGGCATGGTGGACTTTTGGACCGATTAGATAGCTTGTTTTTCCTTGCTCCCTTTGTATATTTGTATATACATTATTTAATGTAG
- the ftsH gene encoding ATP-dependent zinc metalloprotease FtsH — protein sequence MNEKKKNNPKFTLNSYWIYVPLILFFLAMGLFNQGNTNAKEITSNDFTEMLNDNDIEKIIIYNKSIAEIYIKKDVAKEKEKYSKNKKENLFSQSTNVFEYYVGDLQNFENQINEAKQKNNLSLSYRHKPRTSILDTIFSALPFILLIAIWLFFMRRMSGAGGASGGGGQIFNIGKSRAKLFDENTKVKTTFKNVAGLEGAKEEVQEIVDFLKNPEKYTKLGGKIPKGALLVGPPGTGKTLLAKAVAGEAGVPFFSLSGSDFVEMFVGVGASRVRDLFKQAKQKSPSIIFIDEIDAIGRARGKNSMTGGNDERENTLNQLLTEMDGFGTESNVIVLAATNRAEILDKALMRAGRFDRQIYVDLPDLHERREIFEVHIKPLKLADDVNLEFLAQQTPGFSGADIANLCNEAALIAARNNKSAIHHQDFMDAVDRIVGGLEKKNKVITPKEKKVIAYHEAGHATVSWMLKYAAPLVKVTIVPRGQSLGAAWYLPEERKIVQTEQMLDEMCATMGGRAAEKLIFNKISTGALSDLEKVTKQARAMVTVYGLNEEVGNVTYYDSSGNDSFVKPYSEQTAKVIDEEISKIIEGQYNRAIEILDQNRDKLDILAQKLLEKEVIFKDDLIEIFGKRPFEKQNTLPNPKDTSINQE from the coding sequence ATGAACGAAAAGAAAAAAAATAACCCGAAGTTTACACTAAATTCTTATTGGATTTACGTGCCTCTTATATTATTCTTCTTAGCAATGGGACTTTTCAACCAAGGAAACACCAATGCAAAAGAAATTACAAGTAATGATTTCACTGAAATGTTGAATGATAATGACATTGAAAAAATCATTATCTATAATAAATCTATCGCTGAAATTTACATCAAAAAAGATGTAGCGAAAGAGAAAGAAAAATATTCAAAAAACAAAAAGGAAAACTTATTTAGTCAAAGTACTAATGTGTTTGAATATTACGTTGGTGATTTACAAAATTTTGAAAATCAAATAAACGAGGCCAAACAAAAAAACAATTTAAGTTTGTCTTATAGGCATAAACCTAGAACAAGTATATTGGATACTATATTTAGTGCTTTACCTTTTATCCTTTTAATTGCTATCTGGTTGTTTTTTATGAGAAGAATGTCAGGTGCTGGGGGCGCTTCTGGTGGTGGCGGACAAATTTTTAATATAGGAAAATCTCGCGCTAAACTATTTGATGAAAACACCAAAGTTAAAACTACATTTAAAAATGTAGCTGGTTTAGAAGGAGCGAAAGAAGAAGTACAAGAAATTGTAGACTTCTTGAAAAACCCTGAAAAATACACAAAACTAGGTGGTAAAATTCCTAAAGGAGCTTTACTGGTAGGACCTCCTGGAACAGGTAAAACATTACTAGCTAAAGCTGTTGCTGGAGAAGCTGGTGTACCTTTCTTCTCTTTATCAGGATCTGATTTCGTTGAAATGTTTGTGGGAGTTGGAGCTTCTCGTGTAAGAGATTTATTCAAACAAGCAAAACAAAAATCACCTTCTATTATTTTCATTGATGAAATCGATGCAATTGGTCGTGCTCGTGGAAAAAATAGTATGACTGGTGGAAATGATGAACGTGAAAACACATTAAATCAGTTATTAACTGAAATGGATGGTTTTGGAACTGAATCTAATGTAATCGTATTAGCAGCAACTAACCGTGCTGAAATTTTAGATAAAGCATTAATGCGTGCTGGTAGATTTGATAGACAAATTTATGTTGATTTACCAGATTTACATGAGAGAAGAGAAATATTTGAAGTACATATTAAACCTTTAAAATTAGCTGATGATGTGAACTTAGAGTTCTTGGCGCAACAAACTCCAGGTTTCTCAGGAGCAGATATAGCAAATTTATGTAATGAAGCTGCTTTAATTGCCGCAAGAAATAATAAATCTGCAATTCATCACCAAGATTTCATGGATGCCGTTGATAGAATTGTTGGAGGTTTAGAAAAGAAAAATAAAGTAATTACTCCTAAGGAGAAAAAAGTAATAGCATATCACGAGGCTGGTCATGCTACGGTAAGCTGGATGTTAAAATATGCCGCGCCATTAGTAAAAGTCACAATTGTTCCGAGAGGACAATCACTTGGAGCAGCATGGTATTTACCAGAAGAAAGAAAGATTGTTCAAACAGAACAAATGCTTGATGAAATGTGTGCTACGATGGGTGGTAGAGCAGCTGAAAAGTTAATCTTTAATAAAATATCTACTGGTGCTTTAAGTGATCTCGAAAAAGTAACTAAACAAGCTCGTGCAATGGTTACTGTTTACGGATTAAATGAAGAAGTTGGTAACGTAACATATTATGATTCATCAGGAAACGATTCGTTCGTAAAGCCATACAGCGAACAAACTGCAAAAGTTATTGACGAGGAGATTTCAAAAATTATTGAAGGACAATACAACCGTGCTATCGAGATATTAGACCAAAATAGAGATAAGTTGGATATACTAGCCCAAAAACTTCTTGAAAAAGAAGTTATCTTTAAAGATGATTTGATAGAGATATTTGGGAAGAGACCTTTTGAAAAACAAAACACTCTTCCCAATCCAAAAGACACAAGTATAAACCAAGAATAA
- a CDS encoding LUD domain-containing protein yields MNFLRKFLGSQKVSSKESFIRKQPVKLSLDDLFVNHFINKGGKFLYCTKIEEVIENLQNIVIENNWKTISCNDLDLLKLSKKLDISIHESLKDGYPLFISCEHLIANTGEILFSSNQIGSHKLATLSDNFIVYATTSQLVKNISEGLTGIKTNFRGNIPTNISSIKNYSLAVKDPDDILTYGNITSKNLYLILFEDL; encoded by the coding sequence ATGAATTTTTTAAGAAAGTTCCTTGGCTCACAAAAAGTTTCTTCCAAAGAAAGTTTTATTAGGAAACAACCTGTAAAACTATCTTTGGATGATTTATTTGTAAATCATTTCATTAATAAGGGAGGTAAATTTTTATACTGTACAAAAATTGAGGAAGTGATTGAAAATTTACAGAATATTGTAATAGAAAATAATTGGAAAACGATTTCATGTAATGATTTAGATTTATTGAAATTGAGTAAAAAGTTAGACATTTCGATTCATGAATCTTTAAAAGATGGTTATCCGTTATTTATTTCTTGCGAACATTTAATTGCTAATACAGGAGAAATATTATTTTCTTCTAATCAAATTGGAAGCCACAAACTAGCAACATTATCGGATAACTTTATCGTTTACGCTACAACTAGTCAACTTGTTAAGAATATTAGTGAAGGACTAACCGGTATTAAAACTAATTTCAGAGGTAATATTCCAACAAATATTAGTTCTATTAAAAACTATTCTTTAGCGGTAAAAGATCCAGACGATATCTTAACTTACGGTAATATAACCTCAAAGAATCTATATCTTATACTATTTGAAGACTTATAG
- a CDS encoding amidohydrolase family protein, giving the protein MKRKLRINGHSHLLPYPEQIPQFMKDKGIFWVDKDKKFMLQKNWSRPVTDSSFFLNEKLAWMEHFEIDHAVVLNLSQLYGNGLRLEEMKQALRFQNDFNAQIQHDHPDKFTCGFVVHPGFVRGACWEIERCVEELGMNLLCLPTHYMDTIGTWRCIFDEENEPIFELANKYNLAVEIHPYDGEKFIKLENTSWRFHLIWMLAQCADAYHFLTLNGYYEKFPNMRVCFAHGGQLAQMNLGRRIQGFDGRSDLFEGKIHPRKAVGHKNIFFDTLVHDTGSLELLIKNQGTDQILIGLDDPYPLGEMESDKQSSYPGKILDLAINRDIITESQKNEMWEDNVLRWLFGNDETKKKSLVDKILE; this is encoded by the coding sequence ATGAAACGTAAATTACGTATAAACGGTCACTCTCATTTATTGCCTTATCCTGAACAAATACCTCAGTTTATGAAAGACAAAGGAATTTTTTGGGTTGACAAGGATAAAAAATTTATGCTTCAAAAGAATTGGAGTAGACCAGTAACGGATTCCAGCTTTTTTTTAAATGAAAAATTAGCTTGGATGGAACATTTTGAAATTGATCATGCTGTTGTTTTAAATCTTTCTCAATTGTATGGTAATGGTCTACGTCTTGAAGAGATGAAACAAGCCTTACGTTTTCAAAATGATTTCAACGCCCAAATACAACATGATCATCCAGATAAGTTTACATGTGGGTTTGTCGTGCATCCTGGTTTTGTTAGAGGAGCATGTTGGGAAATTGAAAGATGTGTTGAAGAATTAGGGATGAATCTTCTTTGTTTACCAACTCACTACATGGATACAATCGGAACATGGCGTTGCATTTTTGATGAAGAAAATGAGCCAATTTTTGAATTAGCGAATAAGTATAATTTAGCAGTAGAAATTCATCCTTATGATGGAGAAAAGTTCATTAAGTTAGAAAATACAAGCTGGCGTTTTCATTTAATTTGGATGTTGGCACAGTGTGCAGATGCTTACCATTTTCTAACTTTAAATGGATACTATGAAAAATTCCCAAATATGCGAGTTTGTTTTGCTCACGGTGGACAACTAGCACAAATGAATTTGGGTAGAAGGATTCAAGGATTTGATGGTAGATCTGATTTGTTTGAAGGAAAAATCCATCCTCGAAAGGCTGTTGGACATAAAAATATCTTTTTCGATACATTAGTTCACGATACTGGCTCTTTGGAATTATTAATTAAAAATCAAGGAACAGATCAAATTTTAATAGGATTGGATGATCCATATCCTTTAGGAGAAATGGAAAGTGATAAGCAATCATCATATCCAGGAAAAATTTTAGATTTAGCTATAAACCGAGATATTATTACTGAGAGTCAGAAGAACGAAATGTGGGAAGATAATGTATTAAGATGGTTGTTTGGAAATGATGAAACAAAAAAGAAGAGTTTAGTTGATAAAATATTAGAATAG
- a CDS encoding acyl-CoA-binding protein, which yields MISELDKEFNEAFKKASTTKQKLAPDVLLRLYAYYKQAIRGDNFSFNANEDDIKNAFKFNAWAQLKGMTVDEAKKSYIKLVNSILK from the coding sequence ATGATTTCTGAATTAGATAAAGAATTTAATGAAGCATTTAAAAAGGCATCAACCACAAAACAAAAGTTGGCTCCTGATGTTTTATTGCGTCTATATGCATATTATAAGCAAGCTATAAGAGGAGATAACTTTTCGTTTAATGCGAATGAAGATGATATAAAAAATGCTTTTAAGTTTAATGCCTGGGCTCAATTGAAAGGAATGACTGTTGATGAGGCTAAAAAGAGTTATATTAAATTGGTTAATTCAATCTTAAAATAA